A part of Candidatus Deferrimicrobium borealis genomic DNA contains:
- the tal gene encoding transaldolase → MKATRLLHNLGQSLWLDNITRDLLDSGTLKGYIEELSVTGLTSNPTIFDHAIKNSKAYDAAIRNKLDEGKSGEELFFGLALEDLTRAADLFQPIYERTNGVDGWVSLEVSPLLAHDTASTLAAAKTLHDRAGRPNLFIKIPGTKEGLPAIEEAIFAGVPINVTLLFSREQYVAAAEAFLRGVERRIDAGLRPDVGSVASVFVSRWDAAVAGKVPAALNNRLGIAIAQRNYRAYRDLLGSPRWQRIYNAGARPQRLLWASTGTKDPKAPDVLYIKALAAPFTVNTMPEGTLKALADHGDLREIMSADGGDCETVLNRFGAAGIDIDDLAARLQDEGAKSFVNSWNELMGVIASKSAALEKAG, encoded by the coding sequence ATGAAAGCCACCCGACTGCTCCACAACCTGGGCCAGAGTCTCTGGCTGGACAACATTACCCGCGACTTGCTCGACAGCGGCACACTCAAGGGATACATCGAAGAGCTGTCGGTGACCGGGCTCACTTCGAATCCGACGATCTTCGACCATGCGATCAAAAACAGCAAGGCCTACGACGCCGCCATCCGCAATAAGCTCGACGAGGGCAAGTCGGGCGAGGAACTGTTCTTCGGGCTGGCTCTCGAGGACCTCACCCGCGCCGCCGATCTTTTCCAACCCATCTACGAACGGACCAACGGCGTCGACGGGTGGGTATCGTTGGAGGTCTCGCCCCTGCTCGCCCACGACACCGCCAGCACTCTCGCTGCGGCCAAGACTCTGCACGACCGGGCGGGGCGTCCGAACCTGTTCATCAAGATTCCCGGCACGAAGGAAGGTTTGCCGGCGATCGAAGAGGCGATTTTCGCCGGCGTGCCGATCAACGTCACGCTACTGTTTTCCCGCGAGCAGTACGTCGCCGCGGCCGAGGCTTTCTTGCGCGGGGTCGAGCGGCGCATCGATGCCGGACTCAGGCCCGATGTCGGTTCCGTGGCTTCGGTTTTCGTCAGCCGCTGGGATGCCGCAGTCGCAGGCAAGGTGCCGGCCGCGCTGAACAACAGGCTCGGTATCGCTATCGCCCAGCGCAATTACCGGGCGTACCGCGACCTGCTCGGCTCGCCGCGGTGGCAGCGGATCTATAACGCCGGCGCCCGTCCGCAGCGCCTGCTGTGGGCGAGCACCGGAACCAAGGATCCCAAGGCGCCCGATGTGCTTTATATCAAAGCGTTGGCTGCACCTTTCACGGTGAACACGATGCCCGAGGGAACGTTGAAAGCGCTCGCCGATCACGGGGACCTCCGCGAAATCATGTCGGCCGACGGCGGCGATTGCGAAACCGTATTGAACCGGTTCGGTGCGGCCGGCATCGACATCGATGACCTGGCCGCAAGGCTTCAGGACGAAGGGGCCAAGTCTTTCGTCAATTCGTGGAACGAGCTCATGGGCGTGATTGCTTCCAAGAGCGCCGCCCTTGAGAAGGCCGGCTAA